A segment of the Synechococcus sp. CBW1002 genome:
GAAATGGAGTTAAGCTCCACGCTTTAACAGCAGACTTTCAAGGCCGCCTGCGGACGCTTTACGCCCAATAATTCCGGATAACGCTTGCCACTCCCGTATTACCGCGGCTGCTGGCACGGAATTAGCCGTGGCTTATTCCTCAAGTACCGTCAGATCTTCTTCCTTGAGAAAAGAGGTTTACAGCCCAGAGGCCTTCATCCCTCACGCGGCGTTGCTCCGTCAGGCTTTCGCCCATTGCGGAAAATTCCCCACTGCTGCCTCCCGTAGGAGTCTGGGCCGTGTCTCAGTCCCAGTGTGGCTGATCATCCTCTCAGACCAGCTACTGATCGAAGCCTTGGTAGGCTCTTACCCCACCAACTAGCTAATCAGACGCGAGCTCATCCTCAGGCGAAATTCATTTCACCTCTCGGCATATGGGGTATTAGCGGCCGTTTCCAGCCGTTATCCCCCTCCTGAGGGCAGATTCTCACGCGTTACTCACCCGTCCGCCACTAACCCGAAGGTTCGTTCGACTTGCATGTGTTAAGCACGCCGCCAGCGTTCATCCTGAGCCAGGATCAAACTCTCCGTAGTAGTCTTCCCCCTTTAAACGTCAGCTCTAAACTTTCGCTTGAGCTTTCATCGCAGAGAAGTTTGTCGCTCACCCAAATCCTGCACTGGCGCACAGTCTTCAGTTGGGACCACCTTTCGACTGACCGAAAGGGTTCGAGAGTGCACACAACTGTTTCGCTTGCCGTCTAGACCTCTCTATCTGGATCTCTCCGAACAGATTCTTCCTGATGGTTCACGTCACAATCCCGTGACTTTCCCAGATCTCAGATCCGGTTCGCTTCAGTCACCCACAGCTGGTTTTCACCCAGTTCTGACCCAAGGCGTGAGACCTCAAGGCAGCACCACATCACTGCAGGTTCCCGTCGCTTAAAATGTTTGACGGGACCTCACACCTCTACCGCTCGTTTCGTCATCCTCGACACCGCATCCAACGGGCTTTGACTCCACACTGGCGCCAGCACAAGGCTGGTCCACTGCGAACTCAGAACCGTTCGATCCGATCAGAATGACGCGGTAGAAGCGTCAGTTCCTAAACTTTTCAATTGTCCAGGTGCTGCCTCCACTCCCTTGGCCTCTCGGCTCCGGGTCGTCTCGGCGCGTCGCCTCTCAGCGACTCAGGAAACCTACAACACCGGTGGCTCGCGCCTCCTTCGTCGTAAGCACGCACCCTTCACCCTTCCAGGCAAACGGCACTCGCCCTCAGTGCCTCGCAGCACCGAAGACTCTGCGTTTCCACCGGTGCTCTCGCTCCCGGTGTGCCGCGCAGTCCAAAACCATACCCCATACACCTTCAATCGGGCAAGCCGCCCACTGATGGAGCCGCGGGCAGCCTCAGCCCGCCAAGCTCAGCACCACCAGCACCACGGCCGTGACGACAAGCACGGCGCTGCCCACGGCCCACATCCGACGCTGACGCGACGTTCGTGACAGCAGCAGCTGCTCACCTTCGCGGCGGATCAGGAACAGGCCCTCCTGCTCCGGCTTGCGCAGGGCCAGGCTGCCGCTGGCATCGCTGACCTCGGCCACCACGAAGATCCGCCCACCTGAGCGGAACACCTCCTCATCGCGGCGCATCCCGAGGCTGCGGATCTGCTGACGCGCCAAAGCCTGACCCTTGCCGGAAGGCGCCGCCTCGTCGTCGGGTTCGAGGACGGAGAGCACCGATTCCCACTCCAGCTCGGCCTGCTCCGGTTCCACCGGCAGCTCCTGCCCGGCCTGCGCCAGGCGAAAGCAGCAGCGCCGCTCCAGCCGACTCACCTCCTGGGAGCGCTGCTCCCAGCGGCTTTTGGTGGTGGTGCGCCCTTCGGAATCGGTGGTCTGCTCCTCAACCCGCTCCTGATACAGGTGCGTGACCGTATCGACGAAGGCGACGCAGGCCTCGCCGCTCCAGGGGGCCTGCAGCGGCTCCTCGCAGACCAGCTCCCCCTCGAGCTTGACCAGTTCCCGGAAGGAGCCCCCGCCGATGCCATCCACCACGGTGGCGTGCAGATCCAGCAATTCGGCCACGCTGCTGCTGCGCGCCGCCCGCAGCAGGCGCAGGCGGCGCCCCTGATGCAGGGAGCTCCAGCCGCAGAACCCGGCGGCCAGGGCCGCGACCAGGGCGATCCAGCCCATCAGGCGCCCTCCTCGGCGCGGAGCGCCAGCCGATCCGGCAGCCCCTTGCAGCCGCCCGGCAGGGTCTGGCGGGAGCGCTTGCCGCTCCAGGCCGCCAGGTAGTGGCGGGCTTCCGGATCCAGCAGCCGCACCCCCGTGAGATTGATGTTCTCCACCAGGGCGCCGGTGCCCCGTCCACTCAGAAAATCAGGGCTGAGACCGATCTGGCGCGGCGTGGCGCTCTCCAGCGGGCCATAGAAGAAGCGGGTGCGCTCCAGCCGTGCCCCCTCCAGGCAGGCCCCGCCCAGATCGGCACCGGCCAGGTTGGCGTCGCTGAGGTCGGTGGCTTCGAGATTGGTGCCGCGCAGGTCGGCGCCATTGAAATCAATGCCGCGCAGATCGGTGCCGGCCAGGTCCTGACCCCGCAGGCTCTGATACAGCTGGATCACGGGCACGCCGGCCACCCGGTCTTCTTCGTAGCTTCCCTGGCCATCGAGGATGGCGCGGCCGAGCCGATGGTCGCGCCGCAGCGGTGTGAGCAGGCGCGCATGGGAGAGAAAGCGCAGGATGCGGGCCTTGCCGTCGGCATCGATGCTGCTGAGCACGGCCGCCAGCCGCCCCTCGGCCAGCATCCGCTCCAGCGGCCAGTCTTCCAGCAGGCCTTCGTCGTCGCTGATCAGCTCGGAGACGCCGTGGATGAAGCTGTCGATCGTCTGGGCCTGGGTGATGCGGTTCTGCTGGGTGGTGAGCCGCTGGTCGACCATCACCTGCCGCCAGGCGATCATCAGCGCCACCGAAGCCACCAGGATCTGCCCGAAGGCGCCGATCACCCCTTCGCCGATGGCGCCGATCGCCTCCCAGTCGGCGCGGCGGTAGATCCCCAGCAGGGGATCCCACCAGCCCAGCTGCAGGGTGATCACCACCAGGGCCAGCACCAGCGCCAGCACGGCCGCGATGCGGGCGGTGGGGGGATCGTCGATCCGCTGGCGCAGCAATTGCCAGAGCGGCGGCAGCAACTGATGCAGCGACAGCCCCACGGTGAGCAGGGCCGCCGCCGCCGCCACCCAGACCAGGCCAGCCAGGGAGGCCGCCAGGGTGAGCGCCACCGCCAGCAGCAACCGCAGCAGGGGCGACTGGCGCAGCAGGGCCCAGAGGGTGATCGGGCGGAAGGGGGCCGGAGCCGTGCGGCGCTCGTCGGACAGCTGACTCATGGCAGGGAACCGCCCTGGAAGTAGAAACCTGCGGCCAGAATCAGGTAGGTCGCCAGCAGCAGCACCCCCTCCAGCCAGTCGGAACGCCCATCGAGGCTGACGAGGTTGCTCACCACCACGGCGGCGATCACGGCGACCAGTTCATAGAGGTTGAAACTCAGATCGAGGGGGTGGCCCAGGGAGGGCCCCAGCAGCACCAGCAGGGGCACCACCAGCAGGGCCACCAGCAGGGTCGAGCCCAGGGCCACCGACACCGACAGATCCATCTTGTCCTTGCGGGCCATGCTCACCGCCGTGAGGTATTCGGCGGCGCCGCCCAGCAGCGGCAGCAACACCACGCCGGTGAACAGGGCCGTGAGCCCGAAGCCCTCGGTGACGCTCTCCACCACGCCGACAAACAGCTCGGATTCATAGGTGAGCGCCAGGGTGGCCAGCAGCAGCACCATCACCCAGGGGAGCACCTTGGGGCGCTCCCCGCCATGGGCGAGCTCCTCGCTGTCGGCTTCGGCCACGGCATAGAGGGTGCGGTGGGTGCGCAGCGAAAACAACAGGGTGAGGCCGTAGACCGCCAGCAGCACCCAGGCCACGAACAGGGAGAAGGATTCGCGGCCGGCCGCTGCCACGCCACCATCGCCGCCACCGGCCAGGTTGCCGCTGGCGAGGCTGCCGACACTGGGCAGCAGGATCGCCAGCACCGCCAGGGTCATGGCCGATCCATTCACCCGGGCCACCACCGGCTGAAAGCGCTGCTCACTGCGCCCGATGCCACCGACCAGCATCGAGAGCCCCAGAGCCAGCAGCAGGTTGGCCATCACCGTGCCGGTGATGCTGGCCTTGACGATCTCCACCAGACCGGCTTTCAGGGCGGTGAGGGCAATGATCAGCTCGGTGGCATTGCCGAACACGGCATTGAGCAGAGCCCCGATCGAGGGGCCGAAGCTGATGGCCAGCTCCTCGGTGGCCGTGCTCAGCCAGATCGCCAGGGGAATGATCGCCAGCGCCGAGGTGGCGAACACCGCCCCATCGCCCCAGTGCAGGGTTTCGGCCAAGGCCGACAGGGGCACCATCACCAGCAGGCCGAACGCGATGGCGTTCCGGGGGGTCATGCGCCGGGATCGGATCGGCGCATTCTGACGGCACCAGCCCGGCTCGGCTGGGGCGGCTGCAGCATGGGCGCCAGGTTCCGGGTGCCGACACGGCGACACAGATGAACGACACCCTGGCGGGCTGGGCGCTGGTGCTGGGCCTGACGGCGATGGGCTTCTGGCTGGGCGAGCGCCCCGGCTGGTTCGGGCGGCTCGGCCCCACGCTCTGGGTGCTGAGCCTCGGCCTGCTCGCCTCCAATGGTCTGGGGCTACGCCTGCCGGAATCGGTGGCGGAGGGCGTGAATGGGCCGCTCACTTCGGTGGCGATCGTGCTGCTGCTGCTGGCGGTGGATGGCCGGCGGGTGTGGGAGGAGGGCCGCAGCCTGATCGCCCCCTTCGCCGCCGCGGTGGTGGTGACCTGTCTGGCAGCCCTGCTCGGCGCCCTGCTGCTGGGCCCCGCGCTCGGGGCAGACACCCCGCCCCTGGCCGGTCTGTTCACGGCCACCTACACCGGCGGCAGCCTCAATTTCGTGTCAGTGGCGCGGGCCCTGGCGGTGCGGCCCGACCTGGTGACCCTGGCCACCGCCGCCGATCAGCTGGTCTTCACAGTGTGGTTTCTGCTCAGCCTGCTGCTGGGGCATCGACGCCAAAACAACCTCCACCTGGAGACGGAGGCCGGAGCGCTCGATCCCGGCGCGCGCTTCATTCCGCTGGTGTGGCGGCACTGGCGCCAGTGGGGTGGCCAGGCCCTGGCCTGCCTGGCGCTGGCCGTGCTCACCATGCTGGCCGCCACGGCGCTCACCGCCTGGCTGGAGCCCCTGCTGCCCCAGGTGCCGGGCCTCGGCATCGTGGTGCTCACCAGCCTGGCGCTGGTGGTGGCCCAGATTCCCGGCCTGCGCTGCAAGGCGCTGGCTTACCCCCTGGGCCTGCTGGCGATCCATCCCTTCTTTGCGGTGATCGGCCTGAGCGCGGCCGTGATGGCGCTGCTGGGGGAAGGGTTGAACGTGCTGATCTATGCCGCCCTGGTGGTGGCGGTGCAGGCGGTGGGGGTGCTGGCCCTGGCCCGCTGGCGCCGCTGGGGCCTGGTGGACACGCTCGTCTCCAGCCAGGCCGCCGTGGGCGGGCCCTCCACAGCTCTGGCCCTGGCCACCTCCTGCGGCCGCCAGGACCTGGCCGTGCCGGGGGTGGCCGTGGGGCTGATCGGTTACATGCTGGGCACCTACCTCGGGCTGCTGATGGCGGCGCTTGTGGCGGCGCCGATACCGACCTGAACCTGGCCGAATGTGAGGGTTCCTGCCGTTCTGCCGTTTTGTGGGTTACGTTGCTCTCATCTGGCAGAAGCCGGCGAGCCGCGTGCTCGCGCATGCCGGAACCAGCACCGAGCCGCCCCTGCGCTTCCTGGGGACGGCCCTTCAGGACCAAAGCCCTGGCGGTGATCCACCGCCACGTCTGTGCTGCCCGTGTGCGAGTCCCATCGGGGACCGTGGCAGCTGGCCGGTGCGTGATCCATATCCAGTCACAACGTCATGTCCATCACCCGCAACCGACCCATCACCAGAACCAACAAAGCTGGCGCCAACCGCAACACCGCCCCGTCGCGCAGCGCTCCATCCCGCAGCGCTGCGTGCAGCAGCGAGGGGCGCGGAACCAGCAGTACCCCGCAGGAGACACCCTCCTGGGAAGAGCTGCTGGGGCGCCGCTGATCACGGCAGCACAGATCAAGGCACGGCTGAACCAAGCGCCGCTGAAGACTCAGGCCGAACCAGCCGGAACGGTGTTCAGGGCGGCGAGTGCCGCATCGAAGTCAAAGCGGCGGGCGCAGTGCAGCGCCCGGCGCACCTGATCTCCCAGAGCGGAGGGACCGAGCTGCTCCGCCAGGTCCTCCAACGCCTCCCGCGCCTGCGCATCGCTGGCGGCCAGCAAGCTGCAGCAATGCTCCAGCCGTTTCTGCTGGAGAGCGAGAGCGGCAGGGTCCTGCTCCACCCGGGCCCTTGAGCGGTCCACGGAACCAGAGCCCTCGCACGACCCCTCGCCAGGTTCCAGGGCCTCCAGGCCCGCCAGCACAGGGCGAAGCTGGGCGAGCAACACCTGCAGTGCATCCTCAACCTGGGCGCTTTCAGCGTCTGCTTGCTCGGATTGCTCCGATTGCTCGGATAGCTCCGACTGCTCCGAACAGACCGCTTCCAGGGTCGCGGCCGCCTGCTGCACGCCGCGGGCGCCGATGGTGCCCGCCGTGCCCTTGAGCGTGTGCGCCAGACGGGTGGCCGTGCTGACATCGCCCCCCTGCCACGCCGCCCGGAACTGGGCCTCGAAGGTCTGCTGCTCGTCGGCAAAACGCCGCAGCAAGCGCCGGTACAGCTGGGCATTGCCCATGGTGCTGGTCATACCGGCACGCTGATCAAGGCCCGGCAGAAGCGGAAACTCCGGCGCCCGGGCGGCATCAGGTGGTGATGCTGCAGGAGGCTGAATCCAGCGCGCCAGGGTGCGGAACATCGCCTCCACATCCAGAGGCTTGACGATGTGATCCACCATGCCCACCGCCAGCACCTTCTCGAGATCCCCCTCCATGGCATTGGCCGTCATCGCGATCACAGGCATCGATGCCAGGGCTGAATCGGCCTTGATCGCGCGTGTGGCGGTGTAGCCATCCATCACCGGCATCTGGCAATCCATCAACACGCCGTCGAAGCGGCGATCGTGCGCCAGCAGATCGAGAGCCTCCTGGCCGTTGCAGGCCGTCTCCACCACCAGGCCGGCCTGGCTCAGCAGCTCGCA
Coding sequences within it:
- the cax gene encoding calcium/proton exchanger — translated: MTPRNAIAFGLLVMVPLSALAETLHWGDGAVFATSALAIIPLAIWLSTATEELAISFGPSIGALLNAVFGNATELIIALTALKAGLVEIVKASITGTVMANLLLALGLSMLVGGIGRSEQRFQPVVARVNGSAMTLAVLAILLPSVGSLASGNLAGGGDGGVAAAGRESFSLFVAWVLLAVYGLTLLFSLRTHRTLYAVAEADSEELAHGGERPKVLPWVMVLLLATLALTYESELFVGVVESVTEGFGLTALFTGVVLLPLLGGAAEYLTAVSMARKDKMDLSVSVALGSTLLVALLVVPLLVLLGPSLGHPLDLSFNLYELVAVIAAVVVSNLVSLDGRSDWLEGVLLLATYLILAAGFYFQGGSLP
- a CDS encoding GIDE domain-containing protein yields the protein MGWIALVAALAAGFCGWSSLHQGRRLRLLRAARSSSVAELLDLHATVVDGIGGGSFRELVKLEGELVCEEPLQAPWSGEACVAFVDTVTHLYQERVEEQTTDSEGRTTTKSRWEQRSQEVSRLERRCCFRLAQAGQELPVEPEQAELEWESVLSVLEPDDEAAPSGKGQALARQQIRSLGMRRDEEVFRSGGRIFVVAEVSDASGSLALRKPEQEGLFLIRREGEQLLLSRTSRQRRMWAVGSAVLVVTAVVLVVLSLAG
- a CDS encoding pentapeptide repeat-containing protein, which codes for MSQLSDERRTAPAPFRPITLWALLRQSPLLRLLLAVALTLAASLAGLVWVAAAAALLTVGLSLHQLLPPLWQLLRQRIDDPPTARIAAVLALVLALVVITLQLGWWDPLLGIYRRADWEAIGAIGEGVIGAFGQILVASVALMIAWRQVMVDQRLTTQQNRITQAQTIDSFIHGVSELISDDEGLLEDWPLERMLAEGRLAAVLSSIDADGKARILRFLSHARLLTPLRRDHRLGRAILDGQGSYEEDRVAGVPVIQLYQSLRGQDLAGTDLRGIDFNGADLRGTNLEATDLSDANLAGADLGGACLEGARLERTRFFYGPLESATPRQIGLSPDFLSGRGTGALVENINLTGVRLLDPEARHYLAAWSGKRSRQTLPGGCKGLPDRLALRAEEGA
- a CDS encoding DUF819 family protein, whose translation is MNDTLAGWALVLGLTAMGFWLGERPGWFGRLGPTLWVLSLGLLASNGLGLRLPESVAEGVNGPLTSVAIVLLLLAVDGRRVWEEGRSLIAPFAAAVVVTCLAALLGALLLGPALGADTPPLAGLFTATYTGGSLNFVSVARALAVRPDLVTLATAADQLVFTVWFLLSLLLGHRRQNNLHLETEAGALDPGARFIPLVWRHWRQWGGQALACLALAVLTMLAATALTAWLEPLLPQVPGLGIVVLTSLALVVAQIPGLRCKALAYPLGLLAIHPFFAVIGLSAAVMALLGEGLNVLIYAALVVAVQAVGVLALARWRRWGLVDTLVSSQAAVGGPSTALALATSCGRQDLAVPGVAVGLIGYMLGTYLGLLMAALVAAPIPT